A portion of the Rhinopithecus roxellana isolate Shanxi Qingling chromosome 21, ASM756505v1, whole genome shotgun sequence genome contains these proteins:
- the LOC115895482 gene encoding LOW QUALITY PROTEIN: 60S ribosomal protein L8-like (The sequence of the model RefSeq protein was modified relative to this genomic sequence to represent the inferred CDS: deleted 1 base in 1 codon), with product MGRVIRGQRKGAGSVFRAHVKHRKGAARLRAVDFAERHGYIKGIVKDIIHDPGRGAPLAKVVFRDPYRFKKRTELFIAAEGIHTGQFVYCGKKAQLNIGNVLPVGTMPEGTIVCCLEEKPGDRGKLARASGNYATVISHNPETKKTRVKLPSGSKKVISSANRAVVGVVAGGGRIDKPILKAGRAYHKYKAKRNCWPRVRGVAMNPVEHPFGGGNHQHIGKPSTIRRDAPAGRKVGLIAARRTGRLRGTKTVQEKEN from the exons ATGGGCCGTGTGATCCGTGGACAGAGGAAGGGCGCCGGGTCTGTGTTTCGCGCGCACGTGAAGCACCGTAAGGGCGCTGCGCGCCTGCGCGCCGTGGATTTCGCCGAGCGGCACGGCTATATCAAGGGCATCGTGAAGGACATCATCCACGACCCG GGCCGCGGCGCGCCGCTCGCCAAGGTGGTCTTCCGGGATCCGTACCGGTTTAAGAAGCGGACGGAGCTGTTCATTGCCGCCGAGGGCATTCACACGGGACAGTTTGTGTATTGCGGCAAGAAGGCCCAGCTCAACATTGGCAATGTGCTCCCTGTGGGCACCATGCCTGAGGGTACGATCGTGTGCTGCCTGGAGGAGAAGCCTGGAGACCGTGGCAAGCTGGCCCGGGCATCAGGGAACTATGCCACCGTTATCTCCCACAACCCTGAGACCAAGAAAACCCGTGTGAAGCTGCCCTCCGGTTCCAAGAAGGTTATCTCCTCAGCCAACAGAGCTGTGGTTGGTGTGGTGGCTGGAGGTGGCCGAATTGACAAACCCATCTTGAAGGCTGGCCGGGCCTACCACAAATATAAGGCAAAGAGGAACTGCTGGCCACGAGTACGGGGTGTGGCCATGAATCCTGTGGAGCATCCTTTCGGAGGTGGCAACCACCAGCACATCGGCAAGCCCTCTACCATCCGCAGAGATGCCCCTGCTGGCCGCAAAGTGGGTCTCATTGCTGCCCGCCGGACTGGACGTCTCCGGGGAACCAAGACTGTGCAGGAGAAAGAAAACTAG